Proteins encoded by one window of Elaeis guineensis isolate ETL-2024a chromosome 12, EG11, whole genome shotgun sequence:
- the LOC105037295 gene encoding putative disease resistance protein RGA4: MSLARKKDAPSFLAWRSLDRPRHSYQSTLKYGQSSRSRYLGSLHIDSKGSIVPHNLLLSLSVERSILLCQSQKMAMISKAFVGKLLDKLSEFIWGEISIMRDVQDELKQFQRRIERLSGYLESAEQKRHEDRTINNWVVELKDVMYDAEDIIERCMIEGRILLENHPSTLAVRDTSSSFYSPGFLKFKHEIGKKIKELNDRLKEINNDRSKLPALKYTRQSAQEGRVNTRQTFPSVIKSDIVGPKIEEATQCLVELLIKDDNKKYRVLGIVGMGGIGKTTLASNIYNNKIIKENFPIRVWVCISQDFSETKLLKEIIRGGGGNYGKAETKAELVTCLSFVLSKRFFIVLDDVWEKDVWEDLLRYAVENATSTGKIVITTRDRNVAGSIVAERAEIHHVDKMDHRSGWKLLCKIVFGDNDDDEEEISSLQEIGVKIVKKCGGLPLAIKTIGGVLRSKERSTMEWNKILRSDAWSMSQLQEQLPRALFLSYEYLPSDLKQCFLYCSLFPEDFTMDRDELIRYWVAEGFVRRTQGDTIMEDLAEDFCRELIGRNLLQPCDFLGDLSDVAGNYCKMHDLLRSLAHSLISDESIFLGDEQSPKTNPLSKIRRLSMVNKGERLEVPDVLKEQKCLRTLLVWRSSEIKMVENELLKTLGFLRVMDLSNTSLESLPDSVADLLHLRYLNVSETEIKELPESIGCLVNLQILNLAFCEFLHTLPKAITKLCNLRCLRLERTPFTHVPKGIGKLKDLNHLQGFVIGHDDRRDDEGCDLKELQSLSQLRFLEIQSLERAQPSGALVLVNNHSLRTLILNGKKASICTREAIAIQRNDEEEAITIQRNDKIYNELSPQSTHLQELQIYDFFGTGFPSWMMSPSLDVSFPNLTTIVLSHCKSCPQLPPLGLLPHLKSLEIRGADAIKTIGPEFLAPRASSAATTFPKLEELRLSDMHNWEEWSFGMVEGVGEERRGAPKLLPCLMKLKLDYCPKLRALPPLGMLPELKYLYINAAYAIKTIGPEFLRPRASSGATSFPKLEQLQFRWMYNWEEWSFGMVEGVGEERRGAHKLLPCLSTLVLFGCPKLRTLPEGLRHATNLQELNIYGADNLKEINNLPSLKSLQIEKCPRLEHVKNLDKLLFLRVILSRSIWTSTTDADGQTERLQQWLLELFGRHSLQEFELRCSLPLLKTFLKDGPNWPIIQPIHLVWINKPWHPERSSSYIRYTKDPPTFEANVVESVESVD; the protein is encoded by the coding sequence ATGTCCCTCGCACGAAAGAAAGACGCACCTTCCTTCCTTGCCTGGCGATCGCTGGATCGTCCACGGCACAGCTATCAAAGCACCTTAAAATACGGTCAATCATCGAGGTCAAGGTATTTGGGATCTTTACATATAGACTCAAAAGGATCTATAGTGCCTCACAACCTGCTCCTCTCTTTGAGTGTTGAGAGATCCATCCTCCTCTGCCAGTCTCAAAAAATGGCCATGATCTCAAAAGCCTTTGTGGGAAAATTGCTTGACAAGCTTTCAGAATTTATCTGGGGAGAGATTTCCATTATGCGAGATGTGCAGGACGAGCTCAAGCAGTTTCAAAGAAGAATAGAGAGGCTAAGCGGATATCTTGAATCAGCAGAGCAGAAGAGGCATGAAGACCGGACTATCAATAACTGGGTGGTGGAGTTGAAAGATGTCATGTATGATGCGGAGGATATCATCGAGCGTTGTATGATCGAGGGCAGAATATTGTTGGAAAATCATCCCTCTACATTAGCGGTACGCGACACCTCATCTTCATTTTATTCCCCTGGTTTCCTCAAGTTCAAGCATGAAATtggtaaaaaaattaaagaacttAATGATAGGCTAAAAGAGATTAACAACGATAGATCAAAATTGCCTGCACTAAAATACACCAGGCAAAGTGCTCAAGAGGGTAGAGTAAATACCCGTCAAACTTTTCCCAGTGTGATTAAGTCTGATATTGTCGGGCCAAAAATTGAAGAGGCTACCCAATGTCTCGTGGAGTTATTAATTAAGGACGATAATAAAAAATACCGAGTTTTGGGGATCGTTGGAATGGGTGGAATCGGCAAGACCACTCTTGCTTCTAACATATACAAtaacaaaataataaaagagaacttTCCTATACGAGTATGGGTGTGTATTTCTCAAGATTTTTCAGAAACAAAATTGCTAAAAGAGATAATTAGGGGTGGGGGTGGAAATTATGGGAAGGCTGAAACTAAGGCAGAGCTTGTAACCTGTCTTTCTTTTGTTCTTTCAAAAAGATTCTTTATTGTATTAGATGATGTATGGGAAAAAGATGTATGGGAGGATTTGCTTAGATATGCCGTTGAAAATGCAACATCTACCGGCAAGATTGTAATTACCACTCGAGATAGGAACGTGGCTGGAAGTATTGTAGCAGAGAGAGCAGAGATCCATCATGTTGATAAAATGGATCACCGCAGTGGTTGGAAATTGCTCTGCAAGATagtctttggagataatgatgatgatgaggaggagatCTCTAGCTTACAAGAAATTGGGGTTAAAATTGTTAAAAAATGCGGCGGTCTTCCTCTTGCAATCAAAACCATTGGAGGGGTTTTAAGGTCGAAGGAGAGAAGCACCATGGAATGGAATAAGATTCTCAGAAGTGATGCCTGGTCAATGAGCCAACTTCAAGAACAACTCCCAAGAGCTCTATTTTTAAGCTATGAATATTTACCATCTGATCTCAAACAGTGTTTTCTATACTGTTCGTTGTTTCCTGAGGATTTTACCATGGATCGCGATGAGCTTATTCGTTATTGGGTGGCTGAAGGCTTTGTAAGAAGAACACAAGGAGATACAATTATGGAAGATTTAGCAGAGGATTTCTGTAGGGAGTTAATCGGGAGGAATCTTTTACAGCCATGTGATTTCTTAGGTGACTTGAGTGACGTAGCTGGCAATTACTGCAAGATGCATGATCTGCTACGTTCCCTTGCTCATTCTTTGATAAGTGATGAGAGCATTTTTCTTGGTGACGAGCAATCACCTAAGACAAACCCTCTGAGTAAAATACGTCGTTTGTCAATGGTTAACAAAGGTGAGAGACTAGAAGTTCCTGATGTACTAAAAGAGCAAAAGTGCTTAAGAACTCTTCTTGTTTGGAGGAGTTCCGAGATAAAGATGGTCGAGAATGAACTTTTGAAAACATTGGGTTTTCTGCGAGTCATGGACCTGAGCAATACGAGCCTTGAGAGCCTTCCAGACTCCGTAGCAGATCTTTTGCACCTGAGATATTTAAATGTTTCTGAGACGGAGATCAAGGAGTTGCCAGAGTCCATCGGATGCCTCGTAAACCTACAGATATTGAACTTGGCATTTTGTGAATTCTTGCATACTCTCCCTAAGGCCATCACAAAATTGTGCAATCTAAGATGCCTCCGTCTTGAAAGAACACCATTTACTCATGTGCCAAAGGGAATAGGCAAATTAAAAGATCTGAACCATCTTCAAGGATTTGTGATCGGCCATGATGATAGAAGAGATGATGAGGGGTGTGATTTGAAGGAGCTACAATCTCTGTCCCAGCTGAGATTCCTGGAGATACAAAGTTTGGAGAGGGCACAACCAAGCGGAGCTTTGGTACTCGTAAACAACCACTCTCTGAGGACATTAATTTTGAATGGTAAAAAAGCATCTATTTGTACTAGAGAAGCAATTGCAATCCAGAGAAATGACGAGGAAGAAGCAATTACAATCCAGAGAAATGACAAGATTTATAATGAGCTCTCTCCTCAATCCACCCACCTACAGGAACTTCAGATTTATGACTTCTTTGGTACTGGATTTCCCAGCTGGATGATGTCACCTTCCTTGGATGTCTCCTTTCCTAACCTGACGACAATAGTGCTCTCTCATTGTAAATCATGTCCGCAGCTTCCTCCATTGGGCCTGTTGCCCCACCTGAAATCCCTTGAGATTAGAGGAGCAGATGCAATCAAAACCATTGGACCTGAATTTCTTGCCCCCCGTGCATCGTCAGCAGCGACTACATTTCCCAAGCTTGAAGAGCTGAGACTTTCGGACATGCATAATTGGGAAGAATGGTCATTTGGTATGGTGGAGGGGGTTggtgaagaaagaagaggagccCCCAAGTTGTTGCCTTGTCTAATGAAGTTGAAACTTGACTACTGTCCCAAGCTGAGAGCTCTTCCTCCACTGGGCATGTTGCCTGAGCTAAAATACCTTTATATTAACGCAGCATATGCAATCAAAACCATCGGACCTGAATTTCTTCGCCCCCGTGCATCGTCAGGAGCGACTTCATTTCCCAAGCTCGAACAGCTGCAATTTAGATGGATGTACAACTGGGAAGAATGGTCGTTTGGTATGGTGGAGGGGGTTggtgaagaaagaagaggagccCACAAGTTACTGCCTTGTCTATCAACGTTGGTTCTTTTTGGTTGTCCCAAGCTGAGAACTCTTCCAGAAGGCCTACGGCATGCCACCAATTTACAGGAATTGAATATCTATGGTGCCGACAACCTAAAAGAAATCAACAACCTTCCCTCACTGAAATCTCTGCAAATAGAGAAGTGCCCAAGGTTGGAGCACGTGAAGAATCTTGATAAGTTGCTATTCCTGAGAGTAATATTATCTCGTTCCATATGGACATCCACCACTGATGCTGATGGTCAGACAGAGCGCCTCCAGCAGTGGTTATTGGAGCTATTCGGACGGCATTCTCTTCAAGAATTTGAACTAAGATGCAGCTTGCCACTCCTTAAGACCTTCCTCAAGGACGGCCCCAACTGGCCCATCATTCAGCCGATCCACCTGGTCTGGATCAATAAGCCTTGGCATCCAGAACGTAGCTCATCATATATTCGGTATACAAAGGATCCACCCACTTTCGAAGCCAACGTCGTGGAATCAGTAGAATCAGTGGACTGA